In a genomic window of Gossypium arboreum isolate Shixiya-1 chromosome 7, ASM2569848v2, whole genome shotgun sequence:
- the LOC108471629 gene encoding ABC transporter B family member 15-like isoform X1, which yields MEEGKRKAKMADKKMSGKDIGNIVKKNKNGSISSIFMHADGVDMCLMVVGFIGAVADGTVGPLIIYLTGRMFNSVGGANEASSVGILVHDVREVALYVVLSACGGWVGSFLEGFCWTRTGERQATRMRTRYLKAVLRQDVGYFDLNVTSTAEVVTSVSNDSLIIQEVISEKVPNLIARGSTFIGTYIAAFLTLWRLALVIFPSVFLLVVPSLIYGKILLSLARKIRVEYNKASTIVEQAIASIRTVYAFVGENKTTTEFSEALQGSLKLGLRQGLAKGLAIGSNGITFAIWAFITYYGSRMVMYHGAQGGTIFIVGTCIATGGQQLGTSLSNLKPLSEACSAAERINEVIRRTPKIDVDNMEGEILDNILGEIEFKQVEFAYPSRPESIIFKNFCLKIPAGKTVALVGSSGSGKSTVISLLERFYDPLGGEILVDGVSINKLQLKWLRSQMGLVSQEPTLFATTIKENILFGKEDAGMEEVIEAAKASNAHNFISQLPQGYDTQVGERGVQMSGGQKQRIAIARAMIKAPKILLLDEATSALDSESERIVQQALNEASVGRTTIIVAHRLSTIRHADLIVVVKDGQVMEMGSHDELMVNENGFYPMLVQLQQTEQVKVQDKGNKDLSTNNSAYITNTEINITSSRRLSLPSRTSSANSVAPDHASLVGEMNVENKKTSAPSFRRLLALTLPEWKQATLGCLSAILFGAVQPLSAFTMASMISIFFLTDHGEIKEKIKVYALSFLGLSLFSLIINIIQHYNFSYMGEHLTKRIREKMLSKVLTFEVGWFDQDENSSGTVCARLEKDATVVRSLFGDVVSLLVQTISGVTIACAMGIFIAWRLAIVMIVVQPLIILSMYTKMVILKKMSVKARKAQQESSKLAAEAVSNHRTITAFSSQDQIMKMLQAAQEVPRKENVRQSWFAGLGLGSAQLLTACIMAFDFWYGGKLISQGYITAKALIETFLILVSTGVVIAQAASMTSDMAKSAEVVRSLFAILDRCTRIEPDESSGYLAQEITGCVEICDVEFAYPARPNVSILKDFSISIEAGKSTALVGQSGSGKSTVISLIERFYDPVKGVVKIDGRDIKSYNLRSLRKHIALVSQEPTLFSSTIRENILYGAPDKIDESEIIEAAKAANAHDFIAGLVDGYDTWCGDRGLQLSGGQKQRIAIARAILRNPAMLLLDEATSALDSKSEKVVQEALERVMVGRTSVVVAHRLSTIKNCDLIVVLDKGKVVEKGNHSSLLAKGPTGAYYSLINLQSRAHNST from the exons ATGGAGGAAGGAAAACGAAAGGCCAAAATGGCAGATAAGAAAATGAGTGGTAAAGATATTGGAAACATTGTTAAGAAGAATAAAAATGGATCTATAAGCTCCATTTTCATGCATGCTGATGGTGTAGATATGTGTTTGATGGTTGTAGGCTTCATTGGAGCTGTTGCAGATGGCACTGTTGGACCCTTGATTATATATTTGACTGGTCGTATGTTTAACAGTGTTGGTGGAGCTAATGAAGCTTCATCTGTTGGTATTCTCGTCCACGACGTTCGCGAA GTTGCTCTGTATGTTGTTCTGAGTGCATGTGGCGGATGGGTTGGGTCCTTCCTAG aaGGATTTTGTTGGACAAGAACCGGTGAAAGACAAGCTACGAGAATGAGAACAAGGTATTTGAAAGCTGTTCTAAGGCAAGATGTAGGCTACTTTGATTTGAATGTAACAAGCACAGCTGAAGTAGTCACAAGTGTTTCCAATGACAGTCTCATAATTCAAGAAGTTATTAGTGAGAAG GTCCCAAACTTAATAGCAAGAGGTTCTACATTTATTGGAACTTACATTGCAGCTTTTCTGACCCTATGGAGATTAGCCCTTGTGATTTTCCCTTCTGTTTTTTTGTTGGTGGTTCCTAGTTTAATATATGGGAAGATTTTGCTAAGTCTTGCAAGGAAGATTAGGGTGGAGTACAATAAGGCCAGCACAATAGTAGAACAGGCAATAGCTTCTATAAGGACAGTTTATGCCTTTGTTGGTGAAAACAAAACCACAACTGAATTCTCTGAAGCTCTACAAGGATCCTTGAAGTTAGGGCTGAGGCAAGGGCTGGCTAAAGGCTTGGCCATTGGAAGCAATGGCATTACCTTTGCTATTTGGGCTTTCATTACCTACTATGGTAGCAGAATGGTCATGTACCATGGAGCTCAGGGAGGAACTATTTTCATAGTAGGCACCTGCATTGCTACTGGTGGCCA ACAACTTGGTACTAGTTTATCCAACCTGAAGCCTTTATCTGAAGCATGTTCAGCTGCCGAACGAATAAATGAAGTGATAAGAAGAACCCCAAAAATAGATGTGGATAACATGGAAGGGGAAATTTTGGATAATATTTTAGGAGAAATTGAATTCAAGCAAGTAGAGTTTGCATACCCTTCAAGACCTGAAAGCATAATTTTCAAGAACTTTTGTCTCAAAATTCCTGCAGGAAAGACTGTGGCCTTGGTGGGTAGTAGTGGATCAGGAAAATCAACTGTGATATCATTGTTGGAAAGGTTTTATGACCCACTTGGAGGGGAAATACTTGTTGATGGGGTTTCTATTAATAAATTGCAGCTCAAGTGGTTAAGGTCACAAATGGGGTTGGTGAGTCAAGAGCCTACATTGTTTGCAACAACCATTAAAGAGAACATACTTTTTGGAAAGGAGGATGCTGGAATGGAAGAGGTTATTGAAGCTGCTAAAGCTTCCAATGCCCATAACTTCATTTCTCAGTTGCCTCAAGGATATGACACCCAG GTTGGCGAAAGAGGGGTTCAAATGTCTGGTGGACAGAAACAACGAATTGCTATAGCAAGAGCCATGATTAAAGCACCCAAAATCCTCCTACTAGATGAGGCAACAAGTGCATTAGACTCTGAATCTGAACGTATTGTGCAACAAGCTCTTAACGAGGCCTCCGTTGGACGCACAACTATCATCGTTGCACATCGtctttctaccattagacatgcAGATTTAATTGTTGTCGTCAAAGATGGTCAGGTCATGGAAATGGGGTCACATGATGAATTAATGGTCAACGAAAATGGCTTCTATCCCATGCTAGTGCAACTTCAACAAACAGAACAAGTAAAAGTCCAAGACAAAGGAAATAAAGATTTATCTACGAATAACTCCGCTTACATAACAAACACGGAAATCAATATTACAAGCAGCCGTAGACTTTCTTTACCCAGTCGGACAAGTTCAGCCAACTCTGTAGCACCAGATCATGCTTCACTAGTTGGAGAAATGAATGTTGAGAATAAAAAAACATCTGCACCATCTTTTAGGAGATTGTTGGCCTTGACTTTACCAGAGTGGAAACAAGCTACTCTGGGATGCTTAAGCGCAATTTTATTTGGTGCAGTGCAACCACTTTCAGCCTTCACAATGGCGTCAATGATATCAATATTTTTTCTCACAGATCATGgtgaaattaaagaaaagataAAGGTTTATGCTCTGAGTTTCCTTGGGCTTTCGTTGTTTTCTTTGATAATAAATATTATCCAGCATTACAATTTTTCTTACATGGGAGAGCACCTGACAAAGAGGATAAGAGAGAAGATGCTTTCAAAGGTGTTGACTTTTGAAGTTGGGTGGTTTGACCAAGATGAAAATTCCAGTGGCACTGTTTGTGCTAGGTTAGAGAAAGACGCTACTGTG GTGAGATCTTTATTTGGTGATGTAGTGTCTCTCCTTGTGCAAACCATCTCGGGTGTAACTATAGCTTGTGCGATGGGCATATTCATTGCGTGGAGACTTGCCATTGTCATGATTGTTGTCCAACCGCTCATCATCCTTAGCATGTACACTAAAATGGTTATACTTAAAAAAATGTCTGTGAAAGCCAGAAAAGCACAACAAGAGAGTAGCAAGCTTGCTGCAGAGGCAGTTTCCAACCACAGAACTATTACTGCCTTCTCATCTCAAGACCAAATCATGAAAATGTTGCAAGCAGCCCAAGAAGTTCCAAGAAAAGAGAATGTTAGACAATCTTGGTTTGCAGGTCTAGGACTTGGTTCAGCTCAATTGCTTACTGCTTGTATTATGGCCTTTGATTTTTGGTATGGTGGAAAACTCATATCTCAAGGATATATCACTGCTAAAGCCCTTATTGAAACATTCCTCATTTTGGTTAGCACCGGCGTTGTAATTGCTCAAGCTGCAAGCATGACATCGGACATGGCCAAGAGCGCTGAGGTTGTTAGATCTTTGTTTGCGATATTAGACCGCTGCACAAGGATTGAACCTGATGAATCTAGTGGTTACCTTGCACAAGAAATTACAGGATGCGTAGAAATCTGTGATGTTGAGTTTGCATATCCGGCTCGACCTAATGTGAGCATTTTGAAAGATTTCTCAATTAGCATAGAAGCCGGGAAATCAACAGCATTAGTGGGACAAAGTGGATCTGGTAAATCAACAGTCATTAGTTTAATTGAGAGATTTTATGATCCTGTAAAAGGAGTTGTGAAGATTGATGGTCGAGATATCAAGTCATACAACCTCAGGTCATTGAGGAAACACATAGCACTTGTTAGTCAAGAACCAACACTATTTTCTAGCACAATAAGGGAAAACATTCTATACGGAGCACCTGATAAAATCGATGAGTCCGAAATCATTGAGGCAGCCAAAGCAGCAAATGCACATGATTTCATAGCAGGTCTAGTAGATGGTTATGATACCTGGTGTGGAGACAGAGGTCTGCAACTATCTGGGGGCCAGAAGCAACGGATCGCCATAGCCAGAGCCATATTAAGGAACCCAGCAATGTTATTGTTAGATGAAGCAACCAGTGCACTTGACAGTAAATCTGAGAAAGTGGTGCAAGAGGCATTAGAGCGAGTGATGGTGGGAAGAACTAGTGTTGTTGTTGCACATAGGCTGAGCACCATTAAAAACTGTGATCTTATTGTTGTGTTAGACAAAGGGAAGGTGGTGGAGAAAGGCAACCATTCATCTTTGTTAGCCAAGGGGCCAACAGGAGCTTACTACTCTTTGATTAATCTACAAAGTAGAGCACATAATTCTACTTAG
- the LOC108471629 gene encoding ABC transporter B family member 15-like isoform X2, whose protein sequence is MEEGKRKAKMADKKMSGFIGAVADGTVGPLIIYLTGRMFNSVGGANEASSVGILVHDVREVALYVVLSACGGWVGSFLEGFCWTRTGERQATRMRTRYLKAVLRQDVGYFDLNVTSTAEVVTSVSNDSLIIQEVISEKVPNLIARGSTFIGTYIAAFLTLWRLALVIFPSVFLLVVPSLIYGKILLSLARKIRVEYNKASTIVEQAIASIRTVYAFVGENKTTTEFSEALQGSLKLGLRQGLAKGLAIGSNGITFAIWAFITYYGSRMVMYHGAQGGTIFIVGTCIATGGQQLGTSLSNLKPLSEACSAAERINEVIRRTPKIDVDNMEGEILDNILGEIEFKQVEFAYPSRPESIIFKNFCLKIPAGKTVALVGSSGSGKSTVISLLERFYDPLGGEILVDGVSINKLQLKWLRSQMGLVSQEPTLFATTIKENILFGKEDAGMEEVIEAAKASNAHNFISQLPQGYDTQVGERGVQMSGGQKQRIAIARAMIKAPKILLLDEATSALDSESERIVQQALNEASVGRTTIIVAHRLSTIRHADLIVVVKDGQVMEMGSHDELMVNENGFYPMLVQLQQTEQVKVQDKGNKDLSTNNSAYITNTEINITSSRRLSLPSRTSSANSVAPDHASLVGEMNVENKKTSAPSFRRLLALTLPEWKQATLGCLSAILFGAVQPLSAFTMASMISIFFLTDHGEIKEKIKVYALSFLGLSLFSLIINIIQHYNFSYMGEHLTKRIREKMLSKVLTFEVGWFDQDENSSGTVCARLEKDATVVRSLFGDVVSLLVQTISGVTIACAMGIFIAWRLAIVMIVVQPLIILSMYTKMVILKKMSVKARKAQQESSKLAAEAVSNHRTITAFSSQDQIMKMLQAAQEVPRKENVRQSWFAGLGLGSAQLLTACIMAFDFWYGGKLISQGYITAKALIETFLILVSTGVVIAQAASMTSDMAKSAEVVRSLFAILDRCTRIEPDESSGYLAQEITGCVEICDVEFAYPARPNVSILKDFSISIEAGKSTALVGQSGSGKSTVISLIERFYDPVKGVVKIDGRDIKSYNLRSLRKHIALVSQEPTLFSSTIRENILYGAPDKIDESEIIEAAKAANAHDFIAGLVDGYDTWCGDRGLQLSGGQKQRIAIARAILRNPAMLLLDEATSALDSKSEKVVQEALERVMVGRTSVVVAHRLSTIKNCDLIVVLDKGKVVEKGNHSSLLAKGPTGAYYSLINLQSRAHNST, encoded by the exons ATGGAGGAAGGAAAACGAAAGGCCAAAATGGCAGATAAGAAAATGAGTG GCTTCATTGGAGCTGTTGCAGATGGCACTGTTGGACCCTTGATTATATATTTGACTGGTCGTATGTTTAACAGTGTTGGTGGAGCTAATGAAGCTTCATCTGTTGGTATTCTCGTCCACGACGTTCGCGAA GTTGCTCTGTATGTTGTTCTGAGTGCATGTGGCGGATGGGTTGGGTCCTTCCTAG aaGGATTTTGTTGGACAAGAACCGGTGAAAGACAAGCTACGAGAATGAGAACAAGGTATTTGAAAGCTGTTCTAAGGCAAGATGTAGGCTACTTTGATTTGAATGTAACAAGCACAGCTGAAGTAGTCACAAGTGTTTCCAATGACAGTCTCATAATTCAAGAAGTTATTAGTGAGAAG GTCCCAAACTTAATAGCAAGAGGTTCTACATTTATTGGAACTTACATTGCAGCTTTTCTGACCCTATGGAGATTAGCCCTTGTGATTTTCCCTTCTGTTTTTTTGTTGGTGGTTCCTAGTTTAATATATGGGAAGATTTTGCTAAGTCTTGCAAGGAAGATTAGGGTGGAGTACAATAAGGCCAGCACAATAGTAGAACAGGCAATAGCTTCTATAAGGACAGTTTATGCCTTTGTTGGTGAAAACAAAACCACAACTGAATTCTCTGAAGCTCTACAAGGATCCTTGAAGTTAGGGCTGAGGCAAGGGCTGGCTAAAGGCTTGGCCATTGGAAGCAATGGCATTACCTTTGCTATTTGGGCTTTCATTACCTACTATGGTAGCAGAATGGTCATGTACCATGGAGCTCAGGGAGGAACTATTTTCATAGTAGGCACCTGCATTGCTACTGGTGGCCA ACAACTTGGTACTAGTTTATCCAACCTGAAGCCTTTATCTGAAGCATGTTCAGCTGCCGAACGAATAAATGAAGTGATAAGAAGAACCCCAAAAATAGATGTGGATAACATGGAAGGGGAAATTTTGGATAATATTTTAGGAGAAATTGAATTCAAGCAAGTAGAGTTTGCATACCCTTCAAGACCTGAAAGCATAATTTTCAAGAACTTTTGTCTCAAAATTCCTGCAGGAAAGACTGTGGCCTTGGTGGGTAGTAGTGGATCAGGAAAATCAACTGTGATATCATTGTTGGAAAGGTTTTATGACCCACTTGGAGGGGAAATACTTGTTGATGGGGTTTCTATTAATAAATTGCAGCTCAAGTGGTTAAGGTCACAAATGGGGTTGGTGAGTCAAGAGCCTACATTGTTTGCAACAACCATTAAAGAGAACATACTTTTTGGAAAGGAGGATGCTGGAATGGAAGAGGTTATTGAAGCTGCTAAAGCTTCCAATGCCCATAACTTCATTTCTCAGTTGCCTCAAGGATATGACACCCAG GTTGGCGAAAGAGGGGTTCAAATGTCTGGTGGACAGAAACAACGAATTGCTATAGCAAGAGCCATGATTAAAGCACCCAAAATCCTCCTACTAGATGAGGCAACAAGTGCATTAGACTCTGAATCTGAACGTATTGTGCAACAAGCTCTTAACGAGGCCTCCGTTGGACGCACAACTATCATCGTTGCACATCGtctttctaccattagacatgcAGATTTAATTGTTGTCGTCAAAGATGGTCAGGTCATGGAAATGGGGTCACATGATGAATTAATGGTCAACGAAAATGGCTTCTATCCCATGCTAGTGCAACTTCAACAAACAGAACAAGTAAAAGTCCAAGACAAAGGAAATAAAGATTTATCTACGAATAACTCCGCTTACATAACAAACACGGAAATCAATATTACAAGCAGCCGTAGACTTTCTTTACCCAGTCGGACAAGTTCAGCCAACTCTGTAGCACCAGATCATGCTTCACTAGTTGGAGAAATGAATGTTGAGAATAAAAAAACATCTGCACCATCTTTTAGGAGATTGTTGGCCTTGACTTTACCAGAGTGGAAACAAGCTACTCTGGGATGCTTAAGCGCAATTTTATTTGGTGCAGTGCAACCACTTTCAGCCTTCACAATGGCGTCAATGATATCAATATTTTTTCTCACAGATCATGgtgaaattaaagaaaagataAAGGTTTATGCTCTGAGTTTCCTTGGGCTTTCGTTGTTTTCTTTGATAATAAATATTATCCAGCATTACAATTTTTCTTACATGGGAGAGCACCTGACAAAGAGGATAAGAGAGAAGATGCTTTCAAAGGTGTTGACTTTTGAAGTTGGGTGGTTTGACCAAGATGAAAATTCCAGTGGCACTGTTTGTGCTAGGTTAGAGAAAGACGCTACTGTG GTGAGATCTTTATTTGGTGATGTAGTGTCTCTCCTTGTGCAAACCATCTCGGGTGTAACTATAGCTTGTGCGATGGGCATATTCATTGCGTGGAGACTTGCCATTGTCATGATTGTTGTCCAACCGCTCATCATCCTTAGCATGTACACTAAAATGGTTATACTTAAAAAAATGTCTGTGAAAGCCAGAAAAGCACAACAAGAGAGTAGCAAGCTTGCTGCAGAGGCAGTTTCCAACCACAGAACTATTACTGCCTTCTCATCTCAAGACCAAATCATGAAAATGTTGCAAGCAGCCCAAGAAGTTCCAAGAAAAGAGAATGTTAGACAATCTTGGTTTGCAGGTCTAGGACTTGGTTCAGCTCAATTGCTTACTGCTTGTATTATGGCCTTTGATTTTTGGTATGGTGGAAAACTCATATCTCAAGGATATATCACTGCTAAAGCCCTTATTGAAACATTCCTCATTTTGGTTAGCACCGGCGTTGTAATTGCTCAAGCTGCAAGCATGACATCGGACATGGCCAAGAGCGCTGAGGTTGTTAGATCTTTGTTTGCGATATTAGACCGCTGCACAAGGATTGAACCTGATGAATCTAGTGGTTACCTTGCACAAGAAATTACAGGATGCGTAGAAATCTGTGATGTTGAGTTTGCATATCCGGCTCGACCTAATGTGAGCATTTTGAAAGATTTCTCAATTAGCATAGAAGCCGGGAAATCAACAGCATTAGTGGGACAAAGTGGATCTGGTAAATCAACAGTCATTAGTTTAATTGAGAGATTTTATGATCCTGTAAAAGGAGTTGTGAAGATTGATGGTCGAGATATCAAGTCATACAACCTCAGGTCATTGAGGAAACACATAGCACTTGTTAGTCAAGAACCAACACTATTTTCTAGCACAATAAGGGAAAACATTCTATACGGAGCACCTGATAAAATCGATGAGTCCGAAATCATTGAGGCAGCCAAAGCAGCAAATGCACATGATTTCATAGCAGGTCTAGTAGATGGTTATGATACCTGGTGTGGAGACAGAGGTCTGCAACTATCTGGGGGCCAGAAGCAACGGATCGCCATAGCCAGAGCCATATTAAGGAACCCAGCAATGTTATTGTTAGATGAAGCAACCAGTGCACTTGACAGTAAATCTGAGAAAGTGGTGCAAGAGGCATTAGAGCGAGTGATGGTGGGAAGAACTAGTGTTGTTGTTGCACATAGGCTGAGCACCATTAAAAACTGTGATCTTATTGTTGTGTTAGACAAAGGGAAGGTGGTGGAGAAAGGCAACCATTCATCTTTGTTAGCCAAGGGGCCAACAGGAGCTTACTACTCTTTGATTAATCTACAAAGTAGAGCACATAATTCTACTTAG